A region from the Halosolutus gelatinilyticus genome encodes:
- a CDS encoding 30S ribosomal protein S15 — protein sequence MARMHTRRRGSSGSDKPAADEPPEWSDVDPEKIEERVVELAEQGHDPSQIGIALRDEGVTGTPVPDVKLATGKKITEILEENDAKADVPEDLRNLMERAVRLREHVQANPQDHQNKRALQNTESKVRRLVTYYRGDELEPDFTYSYDVAKELLEG from the coding sequence ATGGCACGAATGCACACCCGCCGCCGTGGCTCGTCCGGCTCGGACAAGCCGGCGGCAGACGAACCCCCGGAGTGGAGCGACGTCGACCCCGAGAAGATCGAAGAGCGGGTCGTCGAACTGGCGGAGCAGGGCCACGATCCCAGCCAGATCGGGATCGCGCTGCGTGACGAAGGCGTCACGGGCACGCCCGTTCCGGACGTCAAACTGGCGACCGGCAAGAAGATCACCGAGATCCTTGAGGAGAACGACGCGAAAGCGGACGTTCCCGAGGATCTCCGGAACCTGATGGAACGCGCCGTGCGCCTGCGCGAGCACGTCCAGGCCAACCCGCAGGACCACCAGAACAAGCGCGCTCTGCAGAACACCGAGTCGAAGGTTCGCCGCCTGGTCACCTACTACCGCGGCGACGAACTCGAGCCCGACTTCACGTACTCCTACGACGTGGCCAAGGAACTGCTCGAAGGCTAA
- a CDS encoding exonuclease, translating into MSTEGRSAEQTSAAAAIESASFVRFVTRADGDGLAASGLLARSLADRGTPFQVTIGRTVASRTAKAAASADTDRAGDETIVIGTADADVPRVGTTDRPATFAACEIVRELGATPDPILALAGLAAAGIDPGAGESEWLLEAARDRGLIDRRPGAVVPTADPVDGIAYSTRVRAPWSGDPEATREALGAVADAARDDPESLDGDDHRAIGSVVALDAVGDETASETAATAIQRALRPYATPDGAFATIGGYADVLAAAARTEPGTGAALTMGHDAVDPALSAWREHGRRAHAALDEASTGRYDGLFVVGTDGGPVEAIARVAAAYRSPEPTALAIGDGEAGLAAREDDLGATVEAVARELADETDGEVEYDGARRRGYLRYDPDVDESTIIATVRGFR; encoded by the coding sequence ATGTCCACCGAGGGTCGATCCGCCGAACAGACGTCCGCCGCGGCCGCCATTGAGAGCGCGAGCTTCGTTCGGTTCGTCACGCGAGCCGATGGGGACGGTCTCGCCGCGAGCGGCCTGCTCGCCCGATCGCTGGCCGATCGCGGGACGCCGTTTCAGGTGACGATCGGCCGCACCGTCGCGTCGCGGACCGCCAAAGCGGCGGCGAGCGCCGACACCGATCGCGCGGGCGACGAGACGATCGTGATCGGAACCGCCGACGCCGACGTTCCCCGCGTCGGAACGACGGACCGTCCCGCCACCTTCGCGGCCTGCGAGATCGTGCGGGAACTCGGCGCGACGCCGGATCCGATCCTGGCGCTCGCCGGCCTCGCGGCCGCCGGGATCGACCCCGGCGCGGGCGAGAGCGAGTGGCTCCTCGAGGCCGCTCGCGATCGGGGACTCATCGATCGACGGCCCGGAGCCGTCGTTCCGACCGCGGACCCGGTAGACGGAATCGCCTACTCCACGCGCGTTCGCGCGCCGTGGTCCGGCGATCCGGAGGCGACGCGCGAGGCGCTCGGAGCCGTCGCCGACGCGGCCCGCGACGACCCCGAGTCGCTCGACGGAGACGACCACCGGGCGATCGGCTCGGTCGTCGCGCTCGACGCGGTCGGCGACGAGACGGCGTCCGAGACGGCCGCGACGGCGATCCAGCGCGCGTTGCGTCCGTACGCCACCCCCGACGGCGCGTTCGCCACGATCGGCGGCTACGCCGACGTGCTCGCAGCGGCGGCCCGGACCGAGCCCGGGACCGGCGCCGCGCTTACGATGGGCCACGACGCCGTCGACCCGGCGCTCTCGGCGTGGCGCGAGCACGGCCGTCGCGCCCACGCCGCGCTCGACGAGGCGTCGACCGGACGGTACGACGGCCTGTTCGTCGTCGGCACCGACGGCGGCCCCGTCGAGGCGATCGCCCGCGTCGCCGCGGCCTACCGCTCTCCGGAGCCGACCGCGCTCGCGATCGGCGACGGCGAGGCGGGACTGGCTGCTCGCGAGGACGACCTCGGCGCGACCGTCGAGGCCGTCGCCCGCGAACTCGCCGACGAGACCGACGGCGAGGTCGAGTACGACGGCGCCCGCCGACGCGGCTACCTGCGCTACGACCCCGACGTGGACGAGTCGACGATCATCGCGACGGTGAGGGGATTCCGATGA
- a CDS encoding KEOPS complex subunit Pcc1, which yields MSRRATATIRTEHDDPDVLARALDPDNTDEMETTAIAPTEIEPGAVRTRIDRETTSGLHSTVDDYVVNVDVAMRVAQHAEPTDAGPASDSDSDPDTNNE from the coding sequence ATGAGTCGGCGCGCGACGGCGACGATCCGGACGGAACACGACGATCCAGACGTGCTCGCGCGAGCGCTCGACCCGGACAACACCGACGAGATGGAGACGACCGCGATCGCCCCGACCGAGATCGAGCCGGGAGCGGTCCGCACGCGAATCGATCGCGAGACGACGAGCGGACTCCACTCGACGGTCGACGACTACGTCGTCAACGTAGACGTCGCGATGCGGGTTGCACAGCACGCGGAACCGACGGACGCGGGACCTGCGTCCGACAGCGATAGCGATCCAGATACCAACAATGAGTGA
- a CDS encoding 30S ribosomal protein S3ae, whose protein sequence is MSERSVSRAKQEKRWYTVLAPEQFDRTELGQTPADEPEKVYDRTIETTLGELTDNASENNTKLTFKVTDVGSDAAYTEFIEHSLTRDYLRSLVRRGASKIEAYVTVLTTDDYRVQVQPVAFTTKKADASQEQAIRETMVEMVEDAAADRTFEELIDGVVEGRLSSAIYGEAKTIYPLRRVEIQKATLEAHPEEVAEEEATSVDVDEEDVAADD, encoded by the coding sequence ATGAGTGAACGATCAGTTTCACGCGCGAAACAGGAGAAGCGGTGGTACACCGTGCTCGCACCGGAGCAGTTCGACCGGACGGAGCTCGGGCAGACCCCCGCTGACGAACCGGAAAAGGTCTACGACCGAACCATCGAAACGACGCTGGGCGAACTCACCGACAACGCCAGCGAGAACAACACGAAGCTCACATTCAAGGTGACCGACGTCGGCAGCGACGCGGCGTACACGGAGTTCATCGAGCACTCGCTGACCCGCGACTACCTGCGCTCGCTCGTCCGCCGCGGCGCCTCCAAGATCGAGGCGTATGTCACTGTCCTTACGACGGACGACTACCGCGTGCAGGTCCAGCCCGTCGCCTTCACCACCAAGAAGGCCGACGCGAGCCAGGAGCAAGCCATCCGCGAGACGATGGTCGAGATGGTCGAGGACGCGGCCGCCGACCGCACCTTCGAAGAGCTCATCGACGGCGTCGTCGAGGGCCGGCTCTCGTCGGCGATCTACGGCGAAGCCAAGACGATCTACCCGCTGCGCCGCGTCGAGATCCAAAAGGCGACGCTCGAAGCCCACCCCGAGGAAGTCGCCGAAGAAGAGGCGACCTCCGTCGACGTCGACGAGGAAGACGTCGCCGCCGACGACTGA
- a CDS encoding cupredoxin domain-containing protein — MNRRALLAALGSGTAAGLSGCSSVLNLSGGDPCDGESCDIGMTRTEFVPETYEVRVGETVVWKNTSEAVHTVTAYEELIPDDATYFATGGFENQADAYDAWGESRGGRLGTRETFEHTFDVPGTYEYVCIPHERAEMKGTIVVTE; from the coding sequence ATGAATCGGCGCGCCCTGCTCGCCGCCCTCGGCTCCGGCACCGCCGCCGGCCTGTCCGGCTGTTCGTCCGTTCTCAACCTGTCCGGCGGCGACCCGTGCGACGGCGAGTCCTGCGACATCGGCATGACGCGAACCGAGTTCGTCCCCGAGACGTACGAGGTGCGCGTCGGCGAGACCGTCGTCTGGAAGAACACGAGCGAGGCCGTCCACACGGTGACGGCCTACGAGGAACTCATCCCCGACGACGCGACGTACTTCGCGACCGGCGGCTTCGAGAACCAGGCCGACGCCTACGACGCCTGGGGGGAAAGCCGCGGCGGCCGACTCGGGACGCGCGAGACGTTCGAGCACACTTTCGACGTCCCCGGAACCTACGAGTACGTCTGCATTCCGCACGAACGAGCCGAGATGAAAGGAACGATCGTCGTCACGGAGTAA
- a CDS encoding protein sorting system archaetidylserine synthase (This PssA-like phosphatidyltransferase, along with a PssD-like decarboxylase, is required in Haloarchaea for the archaeosortase ArtA to replace the PGF-CTERM sorting signal with a C-terminal lipid anchor.): MLPRFVGRLGAADAVTIANAALGFVAVVVAFVDIHLAARLILLAAIADGLDGILARRYGGTDAGPYLDSLADVASFAVAPAVLAFVVVRGGLGIGFDRVTPEFLLVAAVSALFVAMAVTRLGLYTAYDTTGAYTEGVQTTLAATVIGASILAGVADPRLVLAITGAFCYLMVSRIPYPDLLARDAAIMGVVHALAILVPDFAGRTFPYALLTLGIAYMTLSPWFYWRDDEPQPAETGLHGNA, from the coding sequence ATGCTTCCCCGCTTCGTCGGCCGCCTGGGCGCGGCGGACGCGGTGACGATTGCCAACGCCGCGCTCGGCTTCGTCGCCGTCGTCGTCGCGTTCGTCGACATCCACCTCGCCGCCCGGCTCATCCTGCTGGCGGCGATCGCGGACGGGCTCGACGGCATCCTCGCGCGGCGCTACGGGGGGACCGATGCGGGGCCGTACCTCGACTCGCTCGCGGACGTCGCCTCCTTCGCCGTCGCCCCCGCCGTCCTCGCCTTCGTCGTGGTCCGCGGCGGCCTCGGGATCGGCTTCGATCGCGTCACGCCCGAGTTCCTGCTCGTAGCGGCCGTCAGCGCGCTGTTCGTCGCGATGGCCGTCACCAGGCTCGGACTTTACACGGCGTACGACACGACCGGCGCGTACACCGAGGGCGTCCAGACGACGCTCGCGGCGACCGTCATCGGCGCGTCGATCCTCGCCGGCGTCGCCGACCCGCGGCTCGTGCTGGCGATCACCGGCGCGTTCTGTTACCTGATGGTCTCGCGCATCCCGTACCCGGACCTGCTCGCGCGCGACGCCGCGATCATGGGCGTCGTCCACGCGCTCGCGATCCTCGTCCCCGACTTCGCCGGCCGGACGTTCCCGTACGCGCTCCTGACGCTCGGCATCGCGTACATGACGCTGAGCCCCTGGTTCTACTGGCGCGACGACGAGCCCCAGCCGGCCGAGACGGGCCTGCATGGAAACGCTTAG
- a CDS encoding HEAT repeat domain-containing protein, which yields MSDEDADTESSNDAEDAEQTADADAEAESVDLDAIRSDLTALEDDLEGLAADLEAAETEDDLDVVEEDIEAFRSDLETIEVPEPPEEEAEDEDEDEESVTPEEELQERYDDIESDVSDLESDLEDQRGPYAEDVVGEIDGVSATITGTRWTEEGNAELIEAVDGFLAELNDLLGSAVTLVDEGEDVSEQLDATLDSAVEAVEGADLDPDDDAETIAGLLDATDGLESGVDDATEWTDLEIREQLRREGFYDVLDHVKDFPPEWHALKVHEKRGNVDMILLALETFDSGFMEEHCMEALERMGPEEATEPMLQKANRRDQAAMRVLGKIGVEDEQVVDTLLDYVDTNPNLQQPAFRALGEIGAEEAVEPIAQQLVADEADVRSWAARALGLIGDTRAIEPLADVLEDDESDRVRASAAWALNQIGTREALEIVAEYEDDRAYLVQAEAENVDLEPVA from the coding sequence ATGAGCGACGAAGACGCTGATACGGAATCGTCGAACGATGCCGAAGACGCCGAGCAGACGGCAGATGCGGACGCAGAGGCGGAGTCGGTCGATCTCGACGCGATCCGATCGGACCTCACAGCCCTCGAAGACGACCTCGAAGGGCTCGCCGCGGACCTCGAGGCCGCCGAGACCGAAGACGACCTCGACGTCGTAGAGGAGGACATCGAGGCCTTCCGATCGGACCTCGAGACGATCGAGGTCCCGGAGCCGCCGGAGGAAGAGGCGGAGGACGAAGACGAGGACGAGGAGTCGGTCACGCCGGAGGAGGAACTCCAGGAACGGTACGACGACATCGAGAGCGACGTGTCGGACCTCGAATCCGATCTCGAAGACCAGCGCGGTCCCTACGCCGAGGACGTCGTCGGCGAAATCGACGGCGTGAGCGCCACGATCACGGGAACCCGCTGGACCGAGGAGGGGAACGCGGAACTGATCGAGGCCGTCGACGGCTTCCTCGCCGAGCTAAACGACCTGCTCGGAAGCGCCGTCACCCTGGTCGACGAGGGCGAGGACGTCTCGGAACAGCTGGACGCCACCCTCGATTCCGCGGTCGAGGCGGTTGAGGGCGCCGATCTCGACCCCGACGACGACGCGGAGACGATCGCCGGCCTGCTCGACGCGACCGACGGCCTCGAGAGCGGCGTCGACGACGCCACCGAGTGGACGGACCTCGAGATCCGCGAACAGCTGCGCCGCGAGGGGTTCTACGACGTGCTCGATCACGTCAAGGACTTTCCACCCGAGTGGCACGCGCTGAAAGTCCACGAAAAGCGGGGCAACGTCGATATGATCCTGCTGGCGCTCGAGACGTTCGACTCTGGCTTCATGGAGGAACACTGCATGGAGGCCTTAGAACGGATGGGGCCCGAGGAAGCCACCGAACCGATGCTCCAGAAGGCGAACCGCCGGGATCAGGCTGCGATGCGCGTCCTCGGCAAGATCGGCGTCGAGGACGAGCAGGTCGTCGACACCCTGCTGGACTACGTCGACACCAACCCGAACCTCCAGCAGCCGGCGTTTCGCGCCCTCGGCGAGATCGGCGCCGAGGAGGCGGTCGAACCGATCGCCCAGCAACTCGTCGCCGACGAAGCGGACGTCCGTAGCTGGGCCGCCCGCGCGCTCGGCCTGATCGGCGACACCCGCGCGATCGAGCCGCTCGCGGACGTCCTCGAAGACGACGAGTCCGATCGCGTTCGCGCCAGCGCCGCGTGGGCGCTCAACCAGATCGGGACGCGGGAGGCCCTCGAGATCGTCGCCGAGTACGAGGACGATCGCGCGTACCTCGTCCAGGCCGAAGCCGAGAACGTCGATCTCGAACCGGTCGCCTGA
- a CDS encoding phospholipase D-like domain-containing protein, with product MSDRASIVGLVILIASAMLALPVGAIATASATPELSPDAIGPESEALRANADGDADGLRCPADRHRSDDRSSATVGPPRIVELYPNPTVHGNVGEYLVLETPPETALENWTITDGHTTARLPNETVSGRIALSADPAATEPLTADPVLELDGTLRLAVDGDELSLRNGTTTLDTVAYDRAPLAERWYRSDRAAESDSAADAAARGRWWPRDATCLPVSTFDPEEATAFVLPDSPDVPRETIRNAEDRLLLAGYTFTDEAIAADLVDAADRGVDVAVLLESGPVGGAPEETRTRIERLDAAGIDVRVIGGEGARYRYHHAKYLVADDAVLITTENWKPSGVGGASNRGWGVRVSDGDLADGLAAVFEADFDGWDTEPGPAHVENASFVADDPSPAREFDADHPPTTMPVESAELLLAPDNAEPRLKELLASADDELLIEQAGVDPDVSLLEASIDAARRGVTVRLLLDGSWYVADEHERLAARLDRAAARDDLDLDVRLVDDERWNRFEKIHAKGIVVDRETAVVGSANWNDNSLRENREVLLVLHGEAAAAYYADVFEGDWEREGWSFPIELTLPVVLALAAAAIVGRRYVRFGDEQRAVSEAPSRKRR from the coding sequence ATGTCCGATCGGGCGTCCATCGTCGGCCTCGTCATCCTGATCGCGAGCGCGATGCTCGCGCTGCCGGTCGGAGCCATCGCGACCGCGTCCGCGACGCCGGAACTGTCGCCGGACGCGATCGGTCCGGAGTCCGAAGCGCTGAGGGCGAACGCAGACGGAGACGCGGACGGTCTTCGTTGTCCCGCCGATCGCCACCGATCCGATGACCGATCGTCGGCGACCGTCGGTCCTCCCCGAATCGTCGAACTCTATCCGAACCCGACGGTGCACGGCAACGTCGGCGAGTACCTCGTTCTCGAGACGCCGCCCGAGACCGCTCTCGAGAACTGGACGATCACCGACGGGCACACGACCGCACGCCTGCCGAACGAGACCGTCTCGGGGCGTATCGCCCTGAGCGCCGATCCCGCCGCGACCGAGCCGCTGACCGCCGACCCCGTCCTCGAACTCGACGGAACGCTCCGGCTCGCGGTCGACGGCGACGAACTCTCCCTTCGAAACGGTACGACAACGCTCGATACCGTGGCCTACGATCGAGCGCCGCTCGCGGAACGGTGGTACCGGAGCGATCGAGCGGCCGAAAGCGATTCGGCAGCCGACGCCGCCGCTCGCGGCCGGTGGTGGCCCCGCGACGCCACCTGTCTCCCCGTCTCGACGTTCGATCCGGAGGAGGCGACGGCGTTCGTGCTCCCCGACTCCCCCGACGTTCCGCGGGAGACGATCCGGAACGCCGAGGACCGGCTCCTGCTCGCCGGCTACACCTTCACCGACGAGGCGATCGCCGCCGACCTCGTCGACGCGGCCGATCGCGGCGTCGACGTCGCCGTCTTGCTGGAGTCGGGTCCGGTCGGCGGCGCTCCCGAGGAAACTCGGACGCGAATCGAGAGGCTCGACGCCGCCGGAATTGACGTTCGCGTCATCGGCGGCGAGGGTGCCCGATACCGCTACCACCACGCGAAGTACCTCGTCGCAGACGACGCCGTCCTCATCACGACCGAGAACTGGAAGCCGTCGGGCGTCGGCGGTGCGTCGAATCGCGGCTGGGGCGTCCGCGTTTCCGACGGCGACCTCGCGGACGGGCTCGCGGCGGTGTTCGAGGCCGATTTTGACGGCTGGGACACCGAACCGGGGCCGGCACACGTCGAGAATGCGTCGTTCGTCGCGGACGACCCCTCGCCGGCCCGCGAGTTCGACGCCGACCACCCTCCAACGACGATGCCCGTCGAGTCGGCCGAACTCCTGCTCGCACCGGACAACGCCGAGCCGCGGTTGAAGGAGCTGCTCGCGTCGGCCGACGACGAACTGCTCATCGAACAGGCCGGCGTCGACCCCGACGTCTCCCTGCTCGAAGCGTCGATCGACGCCGCGCGACGCGGGGTCACGGTCCGACTCCTCCTCGACGGGTCGTGGTACGTCGCGGACGAACACGAACGCCTTGCAGCGCGCCTCGATCGGGCGGCCGCGCGCGACGACCTCGACCTCGACGTTCGTCTCGTAGACGACGAACGGTGGAACCGGTTCGAGAAGATCCACGCCAAGGGGATCGTCGTCGATCGAGAGACGGCGGTCGTCGGCAGCGCCAACTGGAACGACAACTCCCTGCGGGAAAATCGAGAAGTCCTGCTCGTCCTCCACGGCGAAGCCGCGGCCGCCTACTACGCCGACGTCTTCGAAGGCGACTGGGAGCGCGAGGGGTGGTCGTTCCCGATCGAGCTCACGCTCCCGGTCGTCCTCGCGCTCGCGGCTGCGGCGATCGTCGGGCGACGGTACGTTCGGTTCGGTGACGAACAACGGGCGGTTTCGGAAGCGCCGTCTCGAAAGCGGCGGTGA
- a CDS encoding metal-dependent transcriptional regulator: MNTADQYLKAIYLAQRIEDGPASTGTLADLLDVSPASVNEMIGKLEGRGLVDHEKYKGASLTNEGLERAHDALQTYCIIERFLANVLEVEEFREEARALESVIDDTVAERLDTIIDRPEQCPDCFDPERDYCKHLELEADGHAD, from the coding sequence ATGAATACCGCAGATCAGTATCTCAAAGCGATCTACCTCGCCCAGCGCATCGAAGACGGTCCGGCCTCGACCGGCACGCTCGCCGACCTGCTCGATGTCAGTCCGGCGAGCGTCAACGAGATGATCGGTAAACTCGAGGGTCGAGGGCTCGTCGATCACGAGAAGTACAAGGGTGCCAGCCTAACCAACGAGGGCCTCGAACGCGCTCACGACGCCCTCCAGACGTACTGTATCATCGAGCGATTCCTCGCGAACGTCCTCGAAGTCGAGGAGTTCCGGGAGGAAGCCCGCGCGCTCGAGAGCGTCATCGACGACACCGTCGCCGAGCGCCTCGACACCATCATCGATCGGCCCGAGCAGTGCCCCGACTGTTTCGATCCCGAACGCGACTACTGCAAGCACCTCGAACTCGAAGCCGACGGTCACGCGGACTGA
- a CDS encoding ferritin-like domain-containing protein, whose protein sequence is MSLGQRVSSDHQLARLLQIGVVLEEVVESRAAHHLDSLPAEQREAIDEEVEELLAEAAAESADHRERLEALVDDLDAETVEYEEINQLVDARYGPPEDTDGVLYDQLANEETAYKFYDDLIAAIEASDATFAIDRDRLLETLYDIREEERDGVQEVTEIMEHRA, encoded by the coding sequence ATGAGTTTGGGACAGCGCGTCTCGAGCGACCACCAGCTCGCCCGACTGCTGCAGATCGGGGTCGTGCTCGAGGAGGTCGTCGAGTCACGCGCCGCCCACCACCTCGACTCCCTGCCCGCCGAACAGCGCGAGGCGATCGACGAGGAGGTGGAGGAGCTGCTCGCCGAGGCCGCCGCGGAGTCGGCCGACCACCGCGAGCGGCTCGAGGCGCTGGTCGACGACCTCGACGCCGAGACGGTCGAATACGAGGAGATCAACCAACTGGTCGACGCCCGGTACGGCCCGCCGGAGGACACGGACGGCGTCCTCTACGACCAACTGGCCAACGAGGAGACGGCGTACAAGTTCTACGACGATCTGATCGCGGCGATCGAAGCCTCGGACGCGACGTTCGCGATCGATCGCGATCGGCTCCTCGAAACGCTCTATGACATCCGCGAGGAGGAACGCGACGGCGTCCAGGAGGTTACCGAGATCATGGAGCACAGAGCATGA